One Serratia liquefaciens genomic window, GAGCATGAACGCCTGCGCGTCTTCCCGTTGTTCCGGCAGGGCGTTGCCCAAAATGGAGTGTCGGCTGAGCAGCGAGAACAGTTCGCCGGTCATAAAGGTGGAGAAGTGGCCGATTTCCCCATGATTCAACTGAACGTGCTTGCTGTGGGTGCCGGGCAGGATAGCCAGGCATTGCGCGGCCGGATGCAGCCTGGCCAAACCGAGCAACTGCACCTCTTCCCCTCGCATGACTTCGGGTTGTTGAGCCAGACCCTGGCCCCGAACGCCGGGAATGATCCACGCCGGACTTCCCCAGTCGGTGGTGAATGCCATGGCCCTGGCCGCCAAACTTTTCAGACCGCACGGCTGGGTTAGATAGGCGACCTCATGCCAGCCCTGCTGCGAACCCACCATGCCGGCCATGACCACCGGCAGAGCCCCTTGGTCGGCTAGCCAGGGCTGTAATAAGGTTTTCAGGGTGTCGGCAAACCGGTTTTTTTCTACGGCCAGTAACCCGCAGGGGCGGCTGAGAGTGCTCAGACATTGCTCCCCACGCATTAAAAAAGCGCGAAAGTTAGTGGTGCCCCAGTCGATAGCAATCCAGTTGTTATTCATTCAAGTAATACAAACCATTCAACCTTGTCATACAAGAATGCTAGGGCGAAAATTGCTCAGGATCTGTGAGGACGATCGAAATTACAGCAAAGAGGGATTTTTAGAGGATGTGGGCGAACATTTCCGGTTGCTGATGCCAGTGACTCTTTTTGGCCGCGTTAAGCAGAATGACTCGCATACGCTGACGCGCAGTTTCCACCTGCTTGAAGCGAATGGCTTCCAGCAGTTGTTGGTGTTCTTCTACCGCACTTTTGGTCAGCCGGATATCTTCTTCCAGCGTTTGCTGAAAAGA contains:
- a CDS encoding 2-dehydro-3-deoxygalactonokinase codes for the protein MNNNWIAIDWGTTNFRAFLMRGEQCLSTLSRPCGLLAVEKNRFADTLKTLLQPWLADQGALPVVMAGMVGSQQGWHEVAYLTQPCGLKSLAARAMAFTTDWGSPAWIIPGVRGQGLAQQPEVMRGEEVQLLGLARLHPAAQCLAILPGTHSKHVQLNHGEIGHFSTFMTGELFSLLSRHSILGNALPEQREDAQAFMLGANTARTGAPFSHLIFSARTRRLSSEIAAANIHSYLSGLLIGYELHALPTNQSIWVVASPSLIARYQMAAEPLGLSLRAADGDSCFINGLSQLYPLLQGTAQ